TGCCTCCTAGCTTCTTGCTTGATACCAAGCAAAACATATTCCAACCCACAAAAATAAAAAATCAATCAATATAAATAATACCTATGGACAAAATTTATTAATTTAAAGCCTAATATCAAAAATCAATAAAAGATGCAAAATTACTTTTTTAGATTCTTATTTTTTAAGTTTTAATTAAAGTAATCATAAAATAATTGACTATCCAAATTTATCAGTCAAAATAAACAAGTGACAAATATGCCAACCACAAAAATTACAAAAATTTACTTTTACTAAGTCATTCTTTGGTGGGACTGGTTTAATTCCAGTATGCGCCAAAATTCAATTCAGATATTAGGGCGAGCATACTCTATGTAGCTACAAAATGTTACCATTTGTAGCTCCATAGAGGCTCGCAAGGAGAGCTTGCCGCTCCCTTGACCCACGCTAAAAAATATTTTCTTAATTAAAAATGGCCATGCAGGATAGGCTATTTTTAACAAAATATTAAGTTTACTAAGGTAGCCATAAGTATAAAAAATAATTAGACTAAATTATTTTTTGTGGTCTCCAAAATATATTTTAGTAGATTTTTAAAATGGCAGTGTAATAAATATAGTTTCGGAAGTGATAAATGAGATGATTATGCAATAAACTTAATAGAGTCTCTATATTTAAAACATATCTAGACTTTGAGTCTTTTCATTGCATACATCACCCATATGGTGATTTATGCTGGCTTTCTGGGTGTATTCACGCTCCTCTATAAATTCTCTACATATTCTTGCAGCCTCTTGTACTCTATCTGTAAGCTCTCGTATTCTTCTCTCAAATTTTGGAATTCTCTTTCTGAATTTTCTAATTTTTCTTTCAAACGAGATATTGAACTCTCGTACATATCTCTTTGTTGTTGCAAAGATTCCGTTAAGGCGTCGTTGCAATCTTTGTTCAAGCTCTTGACTTTCTTTGTTAGCTCTGTCACATTTGTCCGTAATATCACAAGCTCCTTCTCGCAGTCTTGTTGCAAATTCATTATTTCTAATTCGTGCTTGCTCCTTTCGTCTTCGATCCTCTTCGTCAAGCGCTCGTTCTCTTCTAGTAATGCTTTCTCTAATGCTGTCATCCTCTACTCCATTTTCATTAGTATAAATTTCCTGCTCTCGTTCTCTATTATCTCTTCGTCTTTTGGAATCGATATGTAATACTCTCTCTGGGGCTTGTCCGCAGCAGGTCGGCTGTATCTCCATTGTTTTGGTATAGTCCAAACCATTTCGTTCTCTAACTTCTTCTCTTTTACCATCCAGCCAGCCACTGCTCCCAATATTAGTGCGATAGCCGTTGATAGTAAGATTATCACCAATCTGTCCTTGCGGTGTAGGGATATTGCTTTTTGAAGTTCTTTCGACATATCTTTTTTGATTAAATCTATCTCTTTTAGCAATAAGCTCCTCAAGTTTTCGCCTATTTTCTCTACACTCTTTTTGTGTATTTCTATCATGGAATTCTCTAATTCTTCTGCTTGAGCTTTGGCTGAGTTCTCCAAGTCTTTGAGTGCTTGTGAAATTTGCATCGTATATTCCTCCTTTGAGACGATTTTTTGTTTTTTTATTAGGCAGTATGATCGTCATGCCTTTTTTGTTGATTCTAGTTATTTCGATACCACTTTGTGTAAGAAGCTCAATTACATGATCTCTATTTTTAATAGAACCTTGCTTAACTAGATCGTGCAACTTTTGATCCAGCTCTTCTAAATTTTTATAATGATTGATGTTTTTCTTGCTAGATAATATAGTTTGTTCTTTTGCTGGATCATCTGGACTTGATAGTCCATACTCATCGTTAATGATCTTTTTAATTAGATCTATTCTAGTTTGATCATATTTGGCAAAATATGGATTAAATGATTTTCCTGTTTTAAGATCAATCTTGGAAACCAGGAAATTTAACTCAAGCCTACCATCCTTGTCTGAGTGTTCTACCCATAATACATTTGTACGTTCAAGCATATACTCACCCAAAAGAGCATATTCAAAATCCTTGATAATTTTTAATTTCTGCTCTTCAGCCAGAAAGTCGTGCTTCTCTTCAAATGATAAAACACCAAAACAAGTCTTTTGTTTATAGGTGATGCCTTTTATAATGGCTCTAGTTAAATTTTCATCACCTTTTATAACTCTTGCTGTTCCAGCAGCCTTTCTCTCATTTAAAAGGTAATTTATACTCCCAAGGCCACCACCAGTATAAGTACGAAGAAATTTAACTAGCATCACTAGTGCCTTTATTTGTATTGATACAAGGCAAATCAAGCAACATATTATTTACCCAATGCTTCATAAACTTTATGTAAGACATCATTATCGTCTGCTATGATCTCAATACCAACTCTATCTAGGCTTTGCCCACTATTTAATTTGGCGGCTATTTGGTTTATGTTTTGTCCATGTCTAGATAGTTCAGCTAAAAGCTCTCTCATAATTGGTGCATAAATCTGCTTAGATAACATAGCTCTTAGAGCAAATTTTGAGAAAGTTAGGCCACTTTCTTGTATTTTATCATTAATTGCCGACCATTCTGTGTTGCTTAGCCTAAGTCTTTTAGTTATGACTTTGGTTACCTTGCGCTTTTTTGTCTTTTCAGAACTCACGTAAATTTTCTCCTAATCTAAAAAAGAAGCCACTCAAAAAATCCTATGTTATAAATTTTTTGGCAGACTTGCTCTTTAAATATCTTTTAAGGTTATTTTATAAAAATTTACAGTCTAAAACAAGGAATTTGGTAGGCTTCAGCCCCCTAAAATGCGTATTTTTTAAAAATACTATGAAATATATAATATAATTTTTGTAGCTTTTAAATTTTCTCTTAGAAATTTAGTCCAGTATGAAATTAAGAAAATAAAATAATAAATTTATAGGGGTTATGCTCATAACAAAATAGCGCTTTAAATAGGACAAGCTAGTAACATGAAATTAGTTACTAGCAAATCACAGATGACTAAAAGTCTAGCTTTATGCTTGGTTAAATTTATCCTTTAGTATCTCGTATACTTCGTTGTTCTCTCTTTTGCCAACAACTAGCACAAGCACTACGATCTCGCTATCTTTTACTTGATATGCCAAGCGGTAGCCGACATCTCTTAGCTTGATCTTATAGACATCTCCATAGCCTCGTAGCTTGTCCTTTGCAACCTTTGGGTTTTCTAGACGCTCACTTAGCTTCTTTTTAAACTGTACCTTTATGCTATTGTCAAGCTTTTGCCACTCTTTTAAAGCACTTGGCAAGAACTCTAACTCATAGCTCATCTAGGCTTACTTTTACTGGTTTTTCATCACTTGCTAAAGCAGCGTCTACTGCTTTACTTAGATGATACTCTTCTATTATCTCTGCCATTTTTTCATAGACAGCACTAGGTACTAGATATGCGCTAGGGACATTGTGGTTTAGTATAGCTACAACATTATCTCCAGCTTGTTTTAAAATTTGAGCTGGAGATTTTTTTAGCTCGCTTATGCTAGCTGTGAAATTTGCTTGTATGGTTTGCATTTTTATCCTTTATTTAATACCTAAAATAATACTAAATAAGATATAAGAATAGTCTTAAAACTCATGCTTTAAAATTTACTCCTATTCATTATCATACGATACCATCTCTACTTTAGACCTTAGCGTATTGGCATTAATAGGTTTAGCATAGGTGTTTAGCAAAATTTTATACTGCTTCTCATGCCCTACTATCTGAGCTATAAGGTTGGCTTCGACTTCACGTTGCACTAGATAGTCTATAAAGTAGTGCCTAAAAGAGTAGAAGGTCTTTTTAGAGTCTTTATCTATAAACTTTCTTTGGATCTGGCTTCTAAAAATTTCAGAGAAGTCCTTATTGCTTACCTTAAATATATTTCCATTTTTCTTACTATTAACATATTCTAGCAAACCTAGATCTATGAGCTTACTATGGATAGGCACAAATCTAATGCTATTTTTAGTCTTTGTCGTTTTACCATCATTTGTGTTTATGTTAAAGCAGTAAATTCCATCTTTTAAGACTATATCCTCCTTGTGAAGCTGTGTGATCTCTTTTATCCTCATGCCACTATAAGCAGCTATCATTGTGACGTAGTAGAGCTCACTAGCCTCTATCCTTGAACTTGGTGATTTACCACTTTGTTTGATGTTCGTTACTATCTCAAAGATCTTCCTAGCTTCTGATGCTTCGTATGGAAGCACTGCCCTTTCGCTAGGGTCTACATCTATCTTGATGTTCATTTTTGCAGTTATGCTTTTACCCATATAGCTACTATCAAAGCAGTAGTTAAAAAACTGAATAACCCTTATCATATATTTTTGGATAGTAGGCTCAGAGAGT
This genomic interval from Campylobacter concisus contains the following:
- a CDS encoding type II toxin-antitoxin system Phd/YefM family antitoxin; its protein translation is MQTIQANFTASISELKKSPAQILKQAGDNVVAILNHNVPSAYLVPSAVYEKMAEIIEEYHLSKAVDAALASDEKPVKVSLDEL
- a CDS encoding type II toxin-antitoxin system RelE family toxin translates to MSYELEFLPSALKEWQKLDNSIKVQFKKKLSERLENPKVAKDKLRGYGDVYKIKLRDVGYRLAYQVKDSEIVVLVLVVGKRENNEVYEILKDKFNQA
- a CDS encoding relaxase/mobilization nuclease domain-containing protein, with translation MLVKFLRTYTGGGLGSINYLLNERKAAGTARVIKGDENLTRAIIKGITYKQKTCFGVLSFEEKHDFLAEEQKLKIIKDFEYALLGEYMLERTNVLWVEHSDKDGRLELNFLVSKIDLKTGKSFNPYFAKYDQTRIDLIKKIINDEYGLSSPDDPAKEQTILSSKKNINHYKNLEELDQKLHDLVKQGSIKNRDHVIELLTQSGIEITRINKKGMTIILPNKKTKNRLKGGIYDANFTSTQRLGELSQSSSRRIREFHDRNTQKECRENRRKLEELIAKRDRFNQKRYVERTSKSNIPTPQGQIGDNLTINGYRTNIGSSGWLDGKREEVRERNGLDYTKTMEIQPTCCGQAPERVLHIDSKRRRDNREREQEIYTNENGVEDDSIRESITRRERALDEEDRRRKEQARIRNNEFATRLREGACDITDKCDRANKESQELEQRLQRRLNGIFATTKRYVREFNISFERKIRKFRKRIPKFERRIRELTDRVQEAARICREFIEEREYTQKASINHHMGDVCNEKTQSLDMF
- a CDS encoding plasmid mobilization protein; its protein translation is MSSEKTKKRKVTKVITKRLRLSNTEWSAINDKIQESGLTFSKFALRAMLSKQIYAPIMRELLAELSRHGQNINQIAAKLNSGQSLDRVGIEIIADDNDVLHKVYEALGK